One part of the Salinivirga cyanobacteriivorans genome encodes these proteins:
- a CDS encoding DUF4290 domain-containing protein, with amino-acid sequence MEYNTTRNELILPEYGRHIQKLVQHIKTIEDREERTKAAHALIPIMAQVNTNLRENGDYKHKLWDHLFIMADFDLDVDAPFEMPDKEVLNRKPDPLPYSQGKFKKKHYGKIIQNMMDKIDDYSPEEQEVLVELLANQLKKSYVKWNKESVNDDVIISDFIELAEKDVNFKDNIKLVETRNILAKPKKKKTNRKNRN; translated from the coding sequence ATGGAATATAATACAACAAGAAATGAATTGATCCTGCCAGAATATGGTAGGCACATTCAAAAGCTGGTTCAGCACATTAAAACGATTGAGGACAGAGAAGAACGCACAAAAGCAGCACATGCCCTTATTCCAATCATGGCGCAGGTAAATACAAATCTCCGGGAAAACGGTGATTACAAGCATAAACTTTGGGACCACCTCTTTATTATGGCCGATTTTGACCTGGATGTAGATGCACCTTTTGAGATGCCCGATAAAGAAGTACTTAATCGTAAACCCGATCCACTGCCCTATTCGCAAGGCAAGTTTAAGAAAAAGCACTATGGTAAAATCATTCAGAATATGATGGACAAAATTGATGATTATTCACCAGAGGAGCAGGAAGTGCTTGTTGAACTCCTTGCCAATCAGCTTAAAAAATCATATGTAAAATGGAATAAAGAGTCTGTAAATGATGATGTCATAATAAGTGATTTCATTGAATTGGCCGAAAAAGATGTAAATTTCAAGGACAACATCAAATTGGTAGAGACTCGTAACATACTTGCCAAACCCAAAAAGAAAAAAACAAACCGTAAAAACCGCAATTAA
- a CDS encoding ATP-dependent helicase, with protein MHDYLKKLNEAQREAVVNTKGASLVIAGAGSGKTRVLTYRIAHLLANGVPPYKILALTFTNKAAREMKQRIGEIVGFEHASNLWMGTFHSIFARILRYESAYLGYDSNYTIYDTSDSKNLIKSIIKEKKLDEKTYKPGQILGRISRAKNNLITPSTYQNNSTYYSTDEAHRVPYTGQIYAAYMKRCKISGAMDFDDLLLNTNILLRDHKAVLEKYQQKFDYILVDEYQDTNFAQYLILKKLAEKHHNICVVGDDSQSIYAFRGAKIENILNFQKDYPEMKVFKLEHNYRSTQNIVNAANSVIANNQKQLPKKVFTENDEGEKIGIVRAITEVEEGHLIANSIQEKRLNEQKKFSDFAILYRTNAQSRILEEALRKRNIPYRIYGGLSFYQRKEIKDLVGYLRMTINPNDDEALKRIINYPARGIGSTTMSKLESAATANGISIWQVLAAPQNYGVNINSGTTKKLQGFIILVQQFTELAANNDAYDAAIQIASNSGLLKDLYNDKSPEGRSRYENIQELLNGIKDFVSNAHEEGTDVKLHTYIENIALLTDMDKNKDEDQERITLMTIHSAKGLEFQHLYIAGLEEGLFPSSMSMESPEEIEEERRLFYVALTRAEQTASLYWCQSRYKWGSVESKSPSRFLKELDQAYIEATSDDNYSFENPEPGQTHFRKPGSQPAFQNSSTRKSGTIKSRNMRQPMRSRPTANQGPAADPNFTPDPPENIKEGQTVIHQRFGRGEITRIEGEGTNRKASVQFASGRKTLLLRFAKLKVIKAS; from the coding sequence ATGCATGATTACCTCAAGAAACTCAATGAGGCACAAAGAGAAGCTGTAGTTAACACAAAAGGAGCATCACTGGTAATTGCCGGTGCCGGATCAGGCAAAACGCGAGTTTTAACATACCGGATTGCCCACTTGCTGGCCAATGGTGTACCTCCGTATAAAATTCTTGCACTCACCTTTACCAATAAAGCTGCCAGGGAAATGAAACAGCGTATTGGCGAAATAGTAGGGTTCGAACACGCATCAAACCTCTGGATGGGGACTTTTCACTCAATTTTCGCCCGTATTTTACGCTATGAATCAGCCTATCTGGGTTACGATTCTAACTATACAATTTATGATACTTCAGATAGTAAAAACCTGATAAAAAGCATCATAAAAGAAAAAAAACTGGATGAAAAGACTTACAAGCCCGGGCAAATCCTTGGTAGAATATCGCGGGCAAAGAATAATCTGATTACGCCCTCAACCTATCAAAACAACTCAACTTATTATTCCACCGATGAAGCCCACCGTGTACCATACACCGGTCAAATATACGCCGCTTATATGAAACGTTGTAAAATTTCTGGGGCAATGGATTTTGACGATCTGTTACTCAACACCAACATATTGCTGCGCGACCATAAAGCGGTGCTTGAAAAGTATCAGCAAAAATTTGACTATATACTTGTCGACGAGTACCAGGATACAAATTTCGCTCAATACCTAATTTTGAAAAAACTGGCCGAAAAGCACCACAACATTTGTGTGGTTGGCGACGATTCGCAAAGTATTTACGCCTTCAGGGGTGCTAAAATTGAAAACATACTCAATTTCCAGAAAGATTATCCGGAAATGAAAGTATTCAAACTGGAGCACAACTACCGTTCGACCCAAAACATTGTAAATGCAGCCAACAGCGTAATAGCCAACAATCAAAAACAGCTGCCGAAAAAGGTTTTCACTGAAAACGACGAAGGAGAAAAAATAGGCATCGTTCGCGCCATTACAGAAGTCGAAGAAGGCCATCTAATAGCCAATTCCATTCAGGAAAAACGGTTAAATGAGCAGAAAAAATTCAGCGATTTTGCCATTTTATATCGAACCAATGCGCAATCGCGTATCCTTGAAGAAGCCTTGCGCAAAAGAAATATTCCGTATCGCATATACGGAGGTCTGTCATTTTATCAGCGTAAAGAAATCAAAGACCTGGTAGGATATTTACGCATGACCATCAACCCTAACGATGATGAAGCACTCAAACGTATAATCAATTACCCGGCCAGGGGAATTGGCAGTACCACAATGTCGAAACTTGAATCGGCTGCAACAGCCAATGGAATTTCAATATGGCAGGTACTTGCTGCACCACAAAATTATGGAGTAAATATCAACAGCGGCACCACCAAAAAGCTCCAGGGTTTTATTATCCTGGTGCAGCAATTCACAGAACTTGCAGCCAATAACGATGCCTATGATGCTGCCATTCAAATTGCCTCTAACTCGGGCTTACTTAAAGACCTATACAACGACAAATCTCCCGAAGGTAGAAGCCGTTATGAAAATATACAGGAATTACTCAACGGAATCAAGGATTTTGTTTCCAATGCACACGAGGAAGGTACCGATGTAAAACTACACACCTACATTGAAAATATTGCCTTACTCACCGATATGGATAAAAACAAGGATGAAGACCAGGAACGCATTACCCTAATGACCATACACTCTGCCAAAGGACTGGAATTTCAGCACCTTTATATTGCAGGCCTTGAAGAAGGTTTATTCCCCTCATCCATGTCGATGGAGAGCCCGGAGGAGATAGAAGAAGAAAGACGTCTTTTTTATGTAGCGCTTACACGCGCAGAGCAAACAGCCAGCCTGTATTGGTGCCAAAGCCGCTATAAATGGGGTTCTGTAGAGTCAAAAAGCCCTAGCAGGTTTTTAAAAGAGCTGGATCAGGCCTATATTGAAGCTACCTCTGATGATAACTACAGCTTTGAGAATCCCGAACCCGGTCAAACACATTTTCGCAAACCCGGGTCGCAACCCGCATTTCAGAATTCTTCTACCAGAAAATCCGGCACAATTAAAAGCCGAAATATGCGGCAACCCATGCGCTCAAGGCCTACAGCAAATCAAGGTCCAGCAGCAGACCCAAACTTTACACCTGATCCGCCAGAAAATATTAAAGAGGGACAAACCGTCATACATCAAAGATTTGGAAGAGGCGAAATAACACGTATTGAAGGCGAAGGCACCAACCGGAAGGCAAGTGTGCAATTCGCAAGTGGCCGAAAAACCCTTTTGCTTAGATTTGCTAAACTAAAAGTCATTAAAGCAAGCTAG
- a CDS encoding formylglycine-generating enzyme family protein, giving the protein MKLNSFTFFIGTVMVVFSISAEGQTSNSDAGLGNWLVAVMSDKAHPAFEDYTEDSCGVNLEMVAVEGGQFEMGCTSEQFDCGVDEQPAHEVRVDDFYISRYEVTNAQFCTFLNSVDVGANASKNGKQFIALDQKLSQIQYVNGEFVPEAGRGNYPVVEVSWFGAAAFCKWAGGRLPTEAEWEYAARGGAKSEGFLYSGGNQLDEVAWHYGNSKRDNSSGFYENHGTMPVGLKQPNELGIYDMTGNVYEWCSDRYNRDYYGYSPVDNPRGPESGYSRVLRGGSWGDEPKACRVAYRVSVGEYTNYFMYGFRFVKDRK; this is encoded by the coding sequence ATGAAGTTAAATTCTTTTACTTTTTTTATAGGAACCGTAATGGTTGTTTTTTCTATCTCGGCAGAGGGACAGACCTCTAATAGTGATGCTGGTTTGGGAAATTGGCTTGTTGCTGTAATGAGTGATAAAGCTCATCCGGCTTTTGAAGATTATACGGAAGATTCCTGTGGAGTAAATTTAGAAATGGTTGCAGTAGAAGGGGGGCAATTTGAAATGGGTTGTACATCGGAGCAGTTCGATTGTGGTGTAGATGAGCAGCCTGCACATGAAGTAAGAGTTGATGATTTTTATATTAGTCGGTATGAGGTTACAAATGCTCAGTTTTGCACGTTCTTAAACAGTGTTGATGTAGGAGCAAATGCCTCAAAAAATGGCAAGCAATTTATAGCGCTTGATCAAAAGCTTAGTCAAATTCAATATGTCAATGGTGAGTTTGTACCAGAGGCGGGAAGGGGTAATTACCCTGTTGTAGAGGTGAGCTGGTTTGGAGCTGCAGCTTTTTGTAAATGGGCCGGTGGCCGTTTGCCAACTGAAGCCGAATGGGAGTATGCTGCGCGTGGAGGAGCAAAAAGCGAAGGTTTTTTGTACAGTGGTGGAAACCAACTTGATGAGGTTGCCTGGCACTATGGCAACTCAAAGCGTGATAACAGCTCAGGGTTTTATGAAAACCATGGCACTATGCCCGTGGGATTAAAGCAGCCCAATGAGCTTGGTATTTACGATATGACCGGAAATGTATATGAGTGGTGTTCCGATAGGTATAACCGCGACTATTATGGTTATAGCCCGGTCGATAACCCCAGGGGCCCTGAAAGCGGCTATTCAAGAGTGCTGCGTGGAGGTAGTTGGGGCGATGAGCCAAAAGCCTGCAGGGTGGCTTATCGTGTTAGCGTAGGAGAATATACCAATTATTTCATGTATGGCTTCCGGTTTGTAAAAGATCGCAAATAA
- a CDS encoding RNA recognition motif domain-containing protein, producing MNIYVGNLNYKVKEDDLKSVFEDYGQVDSVKIITDKMSGRSKGFGFVEMQDDAEARSAMEALNESEFEGRKMIVNEARPRRQFNDR from the coding sequence ATGAACATTTATGTAGGTAACCTGAATTACAAGGTTAAAGAAGACGACCTGAAATCTGTATTTGAAGACTATGGACAGGTCGATTCAGTTAAGATCATTACCGACAAAATGAGCGGCCGCAGCAAAGGTTTTGGTTTTGTAGAAATGCAAGACGATGCCGAAGCACGTTCCGCTATGGAAGCTCTGAACGAATCAGAGTTTGAAGGTCGTAAAATGATCGTGAACGAAGCACGGCCACGCCGTCAGTTTAACGATCGTTAA
- a CDS encoding hybrid sensor histidine kinase/response regulator, which translates to MNQKVNILYLDDDRENLVGFAATFGKLYNIFEAQTFQEAQNILSEHDIQIAIIDFKMPEMDGVDFINMEQKRAPHIIFIIISAYTDASIVIKAINQHNIYGYIQKPWNYDEVAIMLKNASNVFIERKEKAKLNNALKEKNRQLKKAIENEHKANNLKNVFLENISHEIRTPLNSILGFNQLIANTTDTNKLSAYAKCSVDAGYDLLELINSILEGAKLITDQIVYHMTRIGLNDLITEAVEIMEQKCSPRPNFNTQLEKNNNILVDHEKFIQLLVNILDNAVKYGENKPVEITSATTENAIQLKIVDHGCGMDKIEIESIFEPFNQTKERLFAPKKGIGMGLFIAKKHIENMNGQLAVSSVLGEGSTFIISMPLPEKRLPDASSSL; encoded by the coding sequence ATGAATCAGAAAGTCAATATCCTCTATCTTGATGACGATCGTGAAAATTTAGTTGGTTTTGCGGCAACATTTGGGAAGCTCTACAATATTTTTGAAGCACAAACTTTTCAAGAGGCCCAAAACATACTCTCGGAGCATGATATCCAAATTGCAATTATCGACTTTAAAATGCCCGAAATGGATGGCGTTGACTTTATTAATATGGAACAAAAGCGCGCACCACACATCATCTTCATTATCATCTCTGCATATACCGATGCTTCAATAGTAATAAAAGCAATAAACCAACACAACATTTACGGATATATTCAAAAACCATGGAATTATGATGAAGTAGCCATAATGCTCAAAAATGCCAGCAATGTATTTATCGAAAGAAAAGAGAAAGCAAAATTAAACAATGCCCTAAAAGAAAAAAACAGACAACTAAAAAAGGCTATCGAAAATGAGCACAAGGCTAATAACCTTAAAAATGTTTTCCTGGAAAACATATCGCATGAAATAAGAACACCTCTAAATTCAATTCTGGGATTTAACCAGTTAATAGCTAATACCACTGATACCAATAAATTATCTGCATATGCCAAATGCTCCGTGGATGCGGGTTACGATTTACTTGAATTAATTAACAGTATACTTGAGGGTGCAAAACTCATTACCGATCAAATAGTTTATCACATGACAAGAATCGGATTAAATGACCTGATAACGGAGGCTGTTGAAATTATGGAACAAAAATGTTCTCCCAGGCCAAACTTCAATACCCAACTTGAAAAAAACAATAACATTTTAGTTGACCATGAAAAATTTATTCAGTTGTTGGTCAATATTTTGGATAATGCCGTAAAATATGGCGAGAATAAACCTGTTGAGATAACCTCAGCAACCACAGAAAATGCAATTCAATTAAAAATAGTTGATCATGGCTGTGGAATGGACAAAATTGAAATTGAGAGCATTTTTGAACCATTTAACCAAACTAAAGAACGACTTTTTGCTCCGAAAAAAGGCATTGGAATGGGCTTGTTCATTGCAAAAAAGCACATCGAAAACATGAACGGGCAATTAGCTGTGAGCTCAGTATTAGGTGAAGGTAGTACTTTTATAATATCAATGCCTCTGCCTGAAAAAAGGCTGCCCGATGCCTCGAGCAGCCTGTAA